One genomic region from Henningerozyma blattae CBS 6284 chromosome 2, complete genome encodes:
- the TBLA0B09610 gene encoding uncharacterized protein (similar to Saccharomyces cerevisiae YIM1 (YMR152W); ancestral locus Anc_2.373), producing MSASITQNSNILKNKSVGYYNNSSPLKFFYSNIDLTKDVKPNDVVVKVKAAALNPVDALLYSLANPIPVLNKFNNKLNIFGCDYAGEIVEVGSNIQKLKNYKVGDLVNGVLGVNPLQLSKQGSLTYYLIIDVLKNKENISKLSTLPLDISKNLEFHDKFVIASSWPLVFQTAYLMLYGHGQVPSTLKPGATILVFGAATAVGNALVQIAKNELKVSKVVGTCSSYSIENRDTQIHSAFDHLIPYDDPTTSVKDHILEYIKKESINHNGKFDLIADCVGSSDVVDIPEQVLNNNKTSHYATLVGDNKFNYNSATLIDFMKQWKIAKRIILRRKCLNNYSYSLDMLRGKEDAMILANKMISQGTYIPRIDSVYDLDNFQAAVTRLSSSKAKGKVVITIDD from the coding sequence atgtcTGCTTCCATTACTcagaattcaaatattttaaaaaataagagTGTTGGTTACTACAACAATTCAAGTCccttaaaatttttttattcgaATATTGACTTAACTAAAGATGTTAAGCCAAACGACGTTGTGGTTAAGGTTAAAGCAGCAGCCTTAAATCCTGTTGATGCTTTGTTATACTCATTGGCTAATCCGATTCctgttttaaataaatttaataataaattgaatattttcgGATGTGATTATGCTGGGGAAATTGTGGAGGTTGGCTCAAATATtcagaaattaaaaaattataaagtTGGAGACCTAGTTAACGGTGTCCTTGGTGTAAATCCATTGCAATTAAGTAAACAAGGTAGTTtaacttattatttaattattgacgttttgaaaaataaagaaaatatctCAAAACTTTCCACTTTACCTTtagatatttctaaaaatttagaatttcatgataaatttgttaTTGCCTCTTCTTGGCCATTAGTATTTCAAACTGCATATTTAATGTTGTATGGTCATGGCCAAGTCCCATCCACTTTGAAGCCTGGTGCAACTATATTGGTCTTCGGGGCTGCTACAGCAGTTGGTAACGCATTGGTGCAAATTgctaaaaatgaattaaaagtaTCCAAAGTGGTAGGTACATGCTCATCATATTCAATTGAGAATAGAGATACTCAAATACACTCCGCCTTTGATCATTTGATTCCTTATGATGATCCTACTACATCTGTTAAAGATCatattttagaatatattaaaaaagaatctATTAATCATAACGGTAAATTCGATTTAATTGCTGACTGTGTTGGTTCATCCGATGTTGTTGATATTCCTGAAcaagttttaaataataataaaacgTCTCATTATGCAACTTTGGTTGGTGATAATAAGTTTAACTATAATTCAGCTacattaattgatttcATGAAACAATGGAAAATTgctaaaagaattataCTAAGAAGGAAatgtttaaataattattcttattcCCTTGACATGTTACGTGGTAAAGAGGATGCTATGATTTTGGCAAATAAAATGATTTCTCAGGGAACTTATATTCCTAGAATTGATTCTGTTTAtgatttagataattttcaaGCAGCAGTTACAAGACTTTCATCCAGCAAGGCCAAAGGTAAAGTCGTAATTACTATTGATGATTGA
- the CYK3 gene encoding Cyk3p (similar to Saccharomyces cerevisiae CYK3 (YDL117W); ancestral locus Anc_2.319), with protein MTSLEFAPLAPPFKVKAKYGWSGQAKGDLGFLEGDVMEVTKITGDWYYGRLLRNRKCSGYFPNNFVKIVEERLNETSNTSTPTSSHPNKKKDSKVPKQQEASNKVVIPPIPSRSVDHSSTRSSRKPTSASTTNDHSLYTNGNNSIPNVTTNSVRPTGPKYKSSSAMKTVHNHYNYSNSNDLQNFSNNNVNSNRIHHYTDRRKMTRTPLNIKTNYSDDSLPPLPQIPNFSSRFDDNNNSNRHYPSHAPINPIPTKSYSMNDIRTSRYRDSDYYRDNQQFFDGYQPTNKSNESLESNSSTGIFSNSKYMENSLTSSENSFALMSDFSATSAGSLARHKYAQSFADSLERSQTSNNMLLDLSLNTTSTNIPSNSSSSKMGGLLSKFLPKSNNNNNASNNNNGDNSLPGTPVTPVGDYPRLPDLRNLNISQTHNEARDWLNVKSQVNRSRTLTKYEKHPRYMRVLEQNRDLVLHPQDAIYNDLNTNEVKGNDIIPGQLTLDLLEMNVDYVDKMTRKRCIKDGAMRIDNWSQTTFSARYPTVLEKLRGIYIFCTEMFELIDDNGVTNFTQEPPNLDQTLHKRYCTPYELTWLFKKLSNSLGITCEIVIGFLKTPTANNWEFKYNHCWLRVLVNKEWRFIDVILGNISNPIHEFVNNKKRIRADDSYFMVEPLDFIYTHIPPREFEQHIVPSVDPLSAIYLPLVFPTFFQNNIKLYKFSTALSFLEDSEVYECSLEIPSDIEVFSSVVVKTDNQEKEIECGKKELALTQIRRNKAESGRRIVVIKAILPPGITEGMLYIHSGLRGSQTTVANIHPLSMIIPLYHKGEDMNFEFVVRKPCESVRRIETYIVEPQNRYIYTNNDYNFEVIQHPYDGILYDESSINTNRKQSMIIKSPSGKTYEMLKNDPHFPFGTWKVNIKIKEAGIWTASVAADSGTGYCEFAEWLCV; from the coding sequence ATGACAAGTTTAGAGTTCGCCCCTTTAGCACCACCATTCAAAGTTAAAGCCAAATATGGTTGGTCAGGTCAAGCAAAAGGCGATCTAGGATTTCTTGAGGGGGACGTAATGGAGGTCACAAAGATCACTGGTGATTGGTATTATGGCCGTCTCTtaagaaatagaaaatgttCGGGATATTTCCccaataattttgttaaGATAGTAGAAGAAAGGTTGAATGAAACTTCTAATACTTCTACACCAACATCCTCTCATCCTAATAAAAAGAAGGACTCTAAAGTACCTAAACAGCAGGAGGCATCAAATAAGGTGGTAATACCGCCCATTCCTTCTAGATCAGTGGATCATTCTTCTACTAGAAGTAGTAGAAAGCCTACATCGGCCTCTACTACGAATGATCATTCTTTATATACTAACGGTAATAACTCTATACCAAATGTCACTACAAATAGCGTTCGACCTACAGGTCCTAAATACAAATCTTCTAGTGCAATGAAAACTGTTCATaatcattataattatagTAACTCAAATGATTTGCAAAACTtctctaataataatgtaaattcaaatagaattcatcattataCAGACCGTCGTAAAATGACTAGAACTccattaaatataaagacAAATTATTCGGATGATTCATTACCACCACTACCGcaaattccaaatttttcttcaagatttgatgataataataatagtaatagaCATTACCCTTCACATGCACCAATTAATCCAATTCCGACGAAATCTTATTCCATGAATGATATTAGAACTTCTCGTTATAGAGATTCGGATTATTATAGAGATAATcaacaattttttgatgGATATCAACCaactaataaatcaaatgaaaGCTTAGaatctaattcttcaactGGAATCTTTTCAAACTCAAAATATATggaaaattctttaacaaGTAGTGAAAATAGTTTTGCATTAATGAGCGATTTTAGTGCTACAAGCGCAGGCTCCTTAGCAAGACATAAATATGCTCAATCCTTTGCTGACTCGTTAGAAAGATCTCaaacaagtaataatatgCTGTTAGACCTATCGTTGAACACCACTTCTACTAATATTCCTTCAAATAGTTCTTCGAGTAAAATGGGTGGTTTATTAAGCAAATTTTTACcaaaaagtaataataacaataatgcttctaataataacaatggCGATAATTCATTACCAGGTACACCAGTTACACCAGTAGGTGATTATCCAAGATTACCAGATTTAAggaatttaaatatttctcaaACTCATAATGAGGCTAGAGACTGGTTGAATGTTAAATCTCAAGTTAATAGATCGAGAACTTTAACAAAGTATGAAAAGCATCCAAGATACATGAGAGTCTTAGAACAAAACAGAGATTTGGTATTACATCCTCAAGATGCCAtttataatgatttaaatacaaATGAAGTAAAAGGTAATGATATTATCCCAGGCCAATTGACtttagatttattagaaatgaATGTTGATTATGTTGATAAGATGACTAGGAAAAGATGTATCAAGGATGGTGCTATGCGAATTGATAATTGGTCTCAAACTACTTTCTCGGCCAGATATCCTACtgttttagaaaaattaagagGTATTTACATCTTTTGTACAGAAAtgtttgaattaattgatgataatgGTGTGACAAATTTTACTCAAGAACCTCCAAATTTAGATCAAACTCTACATAAGAGATATTGTACACCGTATGAATTGACTTggttattcaaaaaattatcaaactCATTAGGTATTACATGTGAAATTGTTATTGGGTTTTTAAAAACCCCTACTGCAAATAATTGggaatttaaatataatcatTGTTGGTTAAGAGTCTTAGTTAATAAAGAATGGAGATTCATTGACGTAATTTTAGGTAATATAAGTAATCCGATTCATGaatttgttaataataaaaaaagaattagagCAGATGATTCATATTTTATGGTAGAACCTTTGgattttatttatactCATATTCCACCAAGAGAATTCGAGCAGCATATTGTTCCAAGCGTAGATCCATTATCAGCCATTTACCTACCCTTGGTTTTCCCAACTTTCTTCCaaaacaatattaaattgtaTAAATTTAGTACCGCTTTATCGTTTTTAGAAGATTCTGAAGTTTATGAATGCTCTTTAGAGATTCCAAGCGATATCGAAGTATTTTCATCGGTTGTGGTTAAGACAGATaatcaagaaaaagaaatagaatGTGGTAAGAAGGAATTAGCTTTGACTCAAATTAGGAGAAATAAAGCTGAAAGTGGTAGAAGAATAGTTGTTATAAAAGCTATATTACCACCAGGAATTACAGAGGGTATGTTATATATTCATTCTGGTCTAAGAGGCTCTCAGACGACTGTTGCTAATATACATCCTTTATCAATGATTATTCCATTATATCATAAGGGAGAAGATATGAATTTCGAATTTGTGGTAAGAAAACCGTGTGAAAGTGTTCGTAGAATTGAAACTTATATTGTTGAACCGCAAAATcgctatatatatacaaataatgattataattttgaagtGATCCAGCATCCATACGACGGAATCTTATATGATGAAAGTTCCATAAATACAAATAGAAAACAatcaatgataataaaatctCCTTCAGGTAAAACTTATGAGATGTTAAAGAATGATCCTCATTTTCCATTTGGCACATGGAaagtaaatattaaaataaaagaagcAGGCATTTGGACAGCTTCTGTGGCTGCAGATTCGGGTACAGGTTATTGCGAATTTGCCGAATGGCTTTGTGTATGA
- the NUT1 gene encoding Nut1p (similar to Saccharomyces cerevisiae NUT1 (YGL151W); ancestral locus Anc_2.316) → MAHNTSNATNNSTVYDLAIKCANRQISSVDFLNLYNEFYNENLAPKYIDNDQSTKEENFQLVKIYNELSDDFIKILNSNGNLLLAEYMVQILFINYDSKLMHEFIPKIYSITNNSMLFHFFSKICVFLLKLSDKLILDQIAKDSADLIIPNVLSLNLNNMANELIVSIAKFLQLLIMKIVEVNNANSNNTAADSANGNHLNNSPNTTNSHISGSTASNMHSIMILSENSRENSLNLINKLNSINKLLCKKITQLFDSNLSFKDSKPLFPRDLQHEYARSPSISSPQFISSPKPSLKTPANTSNIGLNSTQHRYTKLLRYYKNIWLNNKIINWETFDSNFLRKYSLIFSNISKDSISAPSTIGNLLMDLIDTSFICFAQFVSNKQYHQSNSNFTLLEKKWITFITKHIPLLILEHVSNINNPTFNIGGNNVNSNNTAQTIVTNVLSKMDEKIIKALKSYAAEKEDFKTRTEDLFDDYPSNNLDIRHDFIKNLVMLGLQPASLINEYLIEDQMIDTHTLLINDDLIVQNTQGIDEIIYDSKLFVENALNSLESDFLNIENIPMVNGLQQVLNNFDNIAPTRQKEISTIILNVLLKSVKEFDCIKVSRICSLLSFNFSHSLNTILTYIKPFKIAEILMEFIDIKWEKMNDIKKKELGDVEQEILYLFSSFGWSLVLLITLYKTYDISLVEVASISKYLNTKNSFVIEFITKLPEIPDDLQFHKASEDDNSESENLYPLVQNWVRDLFINGSLSDPLVQNISAKQLSVLLPHIFKQIILAIEISDMTDITTILGGFEYFLQPFMLVGSIKIIYWLDQYLASLKTDSISDQFLQNIASILNCLLNPPNLNEDSRALHKAILRLNAPHLIKVLRRFRSSSQSNYNVYSSDSQGSSSIETVITSLISALSVSPCYDLDPRIINNENTFSQKKLGYEKFLILNENPMNKIMSNQMNLFWNMHSSTYYNLDYLYQVIHLVTPKSFLFDILQSLEFKMNTYFAANTIRKNSVSIDMDSVLDHVFYFLVLHDIGSKKEADEFLKLLDKDGQLSNENNNVNDYSEQKSLHTATSTINTSNNDTSNNSNNNNSTNDDISNNDTSNPDNNINNNNNNNNNNNNNNNNNNNNNNNNNNNNNNNNNNEIVSNEPQNSENIKQETQQTQLNSDPILDDDFDMLFGENDTSMHGQDDDLGLQQDTLDEENPIEMIKDEAEKPNLEVTNQSSNYVMLKKDTFGWILYELKMAQDEINDSSKMEVTQKEKISKYYDKYLDMLKTCIF, encoded by the coding sequence ATGGCTCATAATACTAGCAATGCTACTAATAACTCTACAGTATATGATTTAGCTATTAAATGTGCAAACCGTCAAATTAGTTCTgtagattttttaaatctatataatgaattttacAATGAAAACTTGGCaccaaaatatattgacaATGATCAATCTACAAAAGAGGagaattttcaattggtTAAGATATACAATGAGTTGTCTGATGATtttataaagatattaaattcgAATGGTAACCTGTTGCTAGCCGAATATATGgttcaaattttatttataaattatgaTTCCAAATTAATGCATGAATTTATACCAAAGATCTATTCTATTACAAACAATTCAAtgttatttcattttttttcaaagatatGTGTATTTTTGTTGAAATTATCTGATAAATTAATCTTAGATCAAATTGCCAAAGATAGTGCAGATTTAATTATTCCCAATGTTCTATctctaaatttaaataatatggCTAATGAATTAATCGTTTCGATTGCTAAATTCTTACAGCTATTAATTATGAAAATTGTAGAAGTTAATAATgcaaatagtaataatactgCAGCTGATAGTGCTAATGGTAATCATCTCAATAACTCTCCAAACACAACGAATTCTCATATAAGCGGTTCTACAGCTAGCAATATGCATTCTATTATGATCCTTTCTGAGAATTCGAGagaaaattctttaaatttaattaataaactgaattctattaataaattactatgtaaaaaaataactcAACTATTTGattctaatttatctttcaaAGATTCTAAACCGTTATTTCCCAGAGATTTACAACATGAATATGCAAGATCAccttcaatttcttctcctcaatttatttcaagTCCAAAACCCTCTCTCAAGACACCAGCAAATACATCTAACATTGGTTTAAATTCTACTCAGCATAGATATACAAAGCTTTTGagatattataaaaatatatggtTGAATAACAAGATAATTAATTGGGAAAcatttgattcaaattttttaagaaaatattccttgatattttcaaatatttcaaaagattcAATCTCTGCACCATCCACAATTGGcaatttattaatggaCTTAATTGATACttcatttatttgttttgcTCAATTTGTTAGTAATAAGCAATATCATCAGtcaaattctaattttacTCTATTAGAGAAAAAATGGATTACTTTTATCACAAAACATATAcctttattaattttagaacatgtatcaaatattaataatccTACCTTCAATATTGGAGGTAATAAtgttaattcaaataatactgCTCAAACAATTGTAACAAATGTTTTATCTAAAATggatgaaaaaattattaaagctTTAAAGTCATATGCAGCTGAGAAAGAAGATTTCAAAACGAGAACtgaagatttatttgatgattATCCTTCCAATAATCTTGACATTAGACatgattttattaaaaatttagttATGCTTGGATTACAACCAGcatcattaataaatgaatatttaattgaagaCCAAATGATTGATACACAtactttattaattaatgatgatttaaTCGTCCAAAATACTCAAGGAATTGACGAAATCATTTAtgattctaaattattCGTTGAAAATGCTTTAAATTCACTGGAGtctgattttttaaatattgaaaatatccCCATGGTTAATGGTTTACAACAggttttgaataattttgacAATATTGCACCCACAAgacaaaaagaaatatctactataatattaaatgttttattaaaatcagTGAAAGAATTTGATTGTATTAAGGTTAGTAGAATttgttcattattatcatttaacTTTTCACATTCTTTAAACACAATATTGACGTACATCAAACCATTTAAAATTGCAGAAATACTAATggaatttattgatattaaatgGGAAAAGatgaatgatattaaaaaaaaggaattagGAGACGTTGAACAAGAAATATTGTATTTGTTTTCATCATTTGGTTGGTCCttggtattattaattacaCTTTACAAAACATATGATATATCCTTGGTTGAAGTTGCTTCCatatctaaatatttaaacacTAAGAATTCCTTtgttattgaatttattacaaagTTACCTGAAATCCCAGATGATTTACAATTTCATAAAGCTTCAGAGGATGATAATAGTGAATCAGAAAATCTTTACCCCTTAGTACAAAATTGGGTTCgtgatttatttattaatggaTCTTTATCAGATCCATTAgtacaaaatatttctgCAAAACAATTATCAGTTTTATTGCCGCATATATTTAAGCAGATTATCTTGGCTATAGAAATTAGTGATATGACGGATATTACCACGATATTAGGTggatttgaatattttttacagCCATTTATGCTTGTTGGTTCTAttaagattatttattggTTAGATCAATATTTGGCCAGTTTAAAGACGGATTCAATTTCTGATCAATTCCTGCAAAATATTgcttcaattttaaattgtcTTTTAAACCCaccaaatttaaatgaagattCCAGGGCATTACATAAAGCAATTTTGAGGTTGAATGCACCTcatttaattaaagttttaaGAAGATTCAGATCCTCATCGCAATCAAATTATAACGTGTACTCATCAGATTCCCAAGGATCATCATCCATTGAGACTGTTATTACATCCTTGATCTCAGCTTTAAGTGTCTCTCCATGCTATGATCTTGATCCacgaattattaataatgagaATACATTTTCACAAAAAAAGTTAGGTTATGAGAAGTTTTTAATCTTGAATGAAAATCCtatgaataaaattatgTCTAAtcaaatgaatttattttggAATATGCATAGTAGTacatattataatttggaTTATCTTTATCAAGTGATTCATTTGGTGACAcctaaatcatttttatttgatattttacaatCACTTGAATTCAAAATGAATACTTATTTTGCAGCAAATACTATCCGTAAAAACTCTGTTTCTATTGATATGGACAGTGTATTAGATcatgtattttatttcttagTATTACATGATATTGGATCTAAGAAAGAAGCTGatgaatttttgaaattactCGACAAGGATGGCCAACTTTCAAAtgagaataataatgtaaATGATTATTCAGAACAAAAGAGTTTGCATACTGCCACTTCTACTATTAATACTAGCAACAACGATActagtaataatagtaacaataataatagcacTAACGATGATATTAGCAATAACGACACTAGCAATCCTGAtaacaatatcaataataataataataataataataataataataataataataataataataataataataataataataataataataataataataataataataataatgaaatagtATCGAATGAACCGCAAAATTCTGAAAATATCAAGCAAGAGACACAACAAACACAGTTAAACTCTGATCCAATCCTCgatgatgattttgatATGTTATTTGGAGAGAATGATACTAGCATGCACGGGcaagatgatgatttagGTTTACAGCAAGACACATTGGATGAAGAAAACCCAATAGAAATGATTAAGGATGAAGCAGAAAAGCCAAACCTCGAAGTTACTAACCAGAGTAGCAATTATGTCATGCTAAAAAAGGATACCTTTGGCTGGATTTTATACGAGTTGAAAATGGCCCAAGATGAAATCAATGATTCTTCTAAGATGGAGGTGACTCAAAAAGAGAAGATCAGTAAATATTACGACAAGTACCTGGATATGTTAAAGACATGTATATTTTAG
- the TIM8 gene encoding protein transporter TIM8 (similar to Saccharomyces cerevisiae TIM8 (YJR135W-A); ancestral locus Anc_4.367), producing MSQSPLSSSTIPLESLSKLDDATKKDMSNFIEIENSKQKMQMSIHQFTNTCFKQCITHVGNDGTLSSQEDLCLRNCLNRFLDTNIQIVKGLQNMK from the coding sequence ATGTCACAGTCACCATTATCGTCTTCAACAATTCCATTGGAAAGCTTATCCAAGCTAGATGATGCTACAAAGAAAGACATGtctaattttattgaaattgaaaattcaaaacaaaaaatgcaaatgtCAATTCACCAATTTACCAATACATGTTTTAAGCAATGTATTACACATGTTGGTAATGATGGAACTTTATCATCGCAAGAAGATTTATGCTTGAGAAATTGTTTAAACAGGTTTCTAGatacaaatattcaaattgtAAAAGGTTTGCAgaatatgaaataa
- the MCM22 gene encoding Mcm22p (similar to Saccharomyces cerevisiae MCM22 (YJR135C); ancestral locus Anc_4.366), whose amino-acid sequence MNEKELSLFELYIKSLEIQISNKKFFIDQANKAISNLPKQPSSNPSTSKDKGILDKKFKKNLEELLSKPIFLPERSDPIGISLASNSLNHKIKSSACLITDLQNSIDLNSNLIEYHTSTNKLLIEIIEIIKNYDIKNKPILSSIKSQYKHLQDELKEYITTFLLTEPYNNDDIMTIVKVIDRLISYDMTLTVDDFKPFAMQVFKILFEYNFVILEEKNSSGKKYVKLLDFSDNI is encoded by the coding sequence atgaatgaaaaagaattaagCCTATTCGAGCTATATATCAAATCGTTAGAAATCCAGATTTCCaacaaaaaattctttatcgATCAAGCCAATAAAGCTATATCTAACTTACCAAAGCAACCTTCATCAAATCCCAGCACAAGTAAAGATAAAGGGATATtggataaaaaattcaagaaaaatttggaaGAATTACTGAGCAAGCCTATATTTTTACCTGAAAGATCTGACCCAATTGGTATCTCCTTAGCATCAAACTCTCTTAAtcataaaattaaatcatcagCTTGTTTAATCACCGACCTACAGAATTCAatagatttaaattctaaCTTAATCGAATATCATACCTCAACCAATAAACTATTAATcgaaataattgaaataattaaaaattatgatataaaaaataagcCAATATTGTCTAGTATCAAATCCCAATATAAGCATTTACAGGATGAGCTTAAAGAATATATCACAACTTTTCTTCTTACGGAACCTTACAATAACGATGATATAATGACAATTGTTAAGGTAATAGATAGGTTAATTAGTTATGATATGACCTTAACTGTTGATGATTTTAAGCCATTTGCTATGcaagtttttaaaattttatttgaatataacTTTGTGATTCtcgaagaaaaaaattctagTGGCAAGAAATATGTCAAGTTACTAGACTTTAGTGATAATATATGA